In the genome of Pseudomonas protegens, one region contains:
- a CDS encoding PoNe immunity protein domain-containing protein, with product MNRRQVFLSHKQYHDFLESLAGEEAHWQTHSMMADSPEQEASLKASNVRSARLHHLILGYTGGAPMEQLARELDGVIEGYEDYQRKMGVYEERPDIAPLNIQDYPDEYEEYVQVISLCILLQRSDLLPRLVLLQDRAGFSGQDTLIEDLLKAYLPDREDVDQWFHDVSTPLIRAIYTEDPDEPRELLVEYCNQWYEAFEQAPWHDSHLDGDEGSYFGYWAFEAAAVAYLYGLDDSAVKHMVFPREMLEYARRFTPPPMPQ from the coding sequence ATGAACCGCAGACAAGTGTTTCTCAGCCACAAGCAGTACCACGACTTCCTCGAAAGCCTGGCCGGCGAAGAGGCGCACTGGCAGACCCACTCGATGATGGCCGACAGCCCCGAGCAGGAAGCCTCCCTCAAGGCCTCCAATGTGCGCAGCGCGCGCCTGCACCACCTGATCCTGGGCTACACCGGCGGTGCACCCATGGAGCAACTGGCCCGGGAGCTGGATGGGGTGATCGAAGGCTACGAGGACTACCAGCGCAAGATGGGGGTTTACGAAGAACGGCCGGATATCGCACCGCTGAACATCCAGGACTACCCCGACGAGTACGAGGAATATGTCCAGGTCATCAGCCTGTGCATCCTGCTGCAACGCAGCGACCTGCTACCGCGTCTGGTGCTGCTGCAGGACCGTGCCGGCTTTAGCGGCCAGGACACCCTGATCGAGGACCTGCTCAAGGCCTACCTGCCGGATCGTGAAGACGTTGATCAGTGGTTCCACGACGTCTCCACGCCCCTGATCCGGGCCATCTACACCGAAGATCCGGATGAACCCCGGGAACTGCTGGTGGAGTACTGCAACCAGTGGTACGAGGCGTTCGAACAGGCCCCATGGCACGACAGCCACCTGGACGGCGACGAAGGTTCCTACTTCGGCTACTGGGCCTTTGAAGCCGCGGCAGTGGCCTACCTCTACGGCCTGGACGACAGCGCGGTCAAGCACATGGTCTTCCCCCGGGAGATGCTCGAATACGCCCGGCGCTTTACCCCGCCGCCGATGCCCCAATAG
- the mapR gene encoding GntR family transcriptional regulator MpaR (MapR regulates genes involved in Pseudomonas quinolone signal (PQS) production and anthranilate metabolism): MKRYEKFADDIAELIRSGVLGPGQRVPSVRYASQTYGVSPSTVFQAYYLLERRGLIRARPRSGYFVNAHAPSPFSEPVISSEVNESTEVDVSELVFSVLDSIKDPSTVPFGSAFPSPTLFPLQRLSRSLASASREMDPRVVVTDMSPGNPQLRRQIALRYMVAGLMLPMEELLITNGALEALNLCLQAVTEPGDLVAIEAPAFYASLQVLERLKLKAVEIPVHPRDGIDLGVLAQTLERHPIKACWCMTSFQNPMGASMPEAKKQELVELLRQHQVPLIEDDVYAELYYGQQAPKPAKAFDTEGLVMHCGSFAKSLAPGYRIGWVAAGRYAQKIERLKLMTSLCASMPAQAAIADYLQHGGYDRHLRKLRYALEEQQSAMLAAIARYFPAQTRVSQPAGGYFLWLELPPQMDSLKLFQMALAQGISIAPGPIFSPTQRFRNCIRLNYGSPWNDAAEQAMETLGRIIRSF; the protein is encoded by the coding sequence ATGAAACGCTACGAAAAATTCGCCGATGACATCGCCGAACTGATCCGCTCCGGGGTCCTGGGCCCGGGACAGCGCGTGCCTTCGGTACGCTACGCCAGCCAGACCTACGGGGTCAGCCCGTCAACGGTGTTCCAGGCCTACTACCTGCTGGAGCGCCGCGGCCTGATCCGCGCCCGTCCGCGTTCCGGCTACTTCGTCAACGCCCACGCGCCGAGCCCGTTCTCCGAGCCGGTGATCAGCAGCGAAGTCAACGAATCCACTGAAGTCGATGTCAGCGAACTGGTGTTCTCGGTGCTCGACTCGATCAAGGACCCGAGCACCGTGCCCTTCGGCTCGGCGTTTCCCAGCCCGACCCTGTTCCCCCTGCAACGCCTGTCCCGCTCCCTGGCCAGCGCCAGCCGCGAGATGGACCCGCGGGTGGTGGTCACCGACATGTCCCCGGGCAACCCGCAACTACGCCGGCAGATCGCCCTGCGCTACATGGTGGCCGGGCTGATGCTGCCCATGGAGGAGCTGCTGATCACCAACGGCGCCCTGGAGGCCCTGAACCTGTGCCTGCAAGCGGTGACCGAACCCGGCGACCTGGTGGCGATCGAGGCCCCGGCCTTCTATGCCAGCCTGCAAGTGCTGGAACGGCTCAAGCTCAAGGCGGTGGAAATTCCCGTGCACCCGCGGGACGGCATCGACCTCGGGGTCCTGGCCCAGACCCTGGAACGCCACCCGATCAAGGCCTGCTGGTGCATGACCAGCTTCCAGAACCCCATGGGCGCGAGCATGCCCGAGGCCAAGAAGCAGGAACTGGTGGAACTGCTGCGCCAGCATCAAGTGCCACTGATCGAAGACGACGTCTACGCCGAGCTGTACTACGGCCAGCAGGCGCCGAAACCGGCCAAGGCCTTCGACACCGAGGGCCTGGTGATGCACTGCGGCTCCTTCGCCAAAAGCCTGGCCCCCGGCTACCGCATCGGCTGGGTGGCGGCCGGGCGTTATGCGCAGAAAATCGAACGGCTGAAACTGATGACCTCGCTGTGCGCCTCGATGCCGGCCCAGGCGGCGATTGCCGACTACCTGCAGCACGGCGGCTACGACCGCCACCTGCGCAAACTGCGCTACGCCCTGGAAGAACAGCAGAGCGCCATGCTGGCGGCGATTGCCCGCTACTTCCCGGCGCAGACCCGGGTCAGCCAGCCGGCGGGTGGCTACTTCCTGTGGCTGGAACTGCCGCCGCAGATGGACTCGCTGAAACTGTTCCAGATGGCCCTGGCCCAAGGCATCAGCATTGCTCCCGGGCCGATCTTTTCCCCGACCCAGCGCTTTCGCAACTGCATCCGCCTGAACTACGGCAGCCCCTGGAACGACGCCGCGGAACAGGCCATGGAAACCCTGGGCCGCATCATCCGCTCCTTTTGA
- the ccoG gene encoding cytochrome c oxidase accessory protein CcoG, with protein sequence MSERIPVRLVETFEPSQPKQMKSKTTDKHVYTRSFTGLFRTLRMTGAGFLFLLFFGTVWLNWGGRQAVLWDLAESKFHIFGATFWPQDFILLSALLIICAFGLFAITVFAGRVWCGYTCPQSSWTWLFMWCEKVTEGERNQRIKLQAAPWGLNKLARRAMKHTLWLGISLLTGLTFVGYFTPIRPLAHELLTLQIGGLSLFWVLFFAAATYINAGWLREAVCMHMCPYARFQSVMFDKDTLTISYNPVRGESRGPRKRDVKPADVGLGDCIDCQLCVQVCPTGIDIRDGLQMECIGCAACIDACDSIMDKMGYARGLIAYTSEHELQGGKTHLLRPRLVGYSAVLLVMIGALVLALVQRPMVSLDVSKDRGLFRENAMGQIENIYSLKIINKTQERQNYRLALVDGDGFELQGKTELSLAPGEITDLPVSVAMTQDRAQSSSQAISFKVADSDDPSVYAVAKSRFVAPINR encoded by the coding sequence ATGAGCGAAAGAATCCCCGTCCGATTAGTAGAGACCTTCGAACCTTCACAACCCAAACAGATGAAGTCGAAGACCACCGACAAACACGTTTACACCCGCAGCTTCACCGGTTTGTTCCGTACCCTGCGCATGACCGGCGCGGGTTTTCTGTTCCTGCTGTTCTTCGGCACGGTGTGGTTGAACTGGGGCGGCCGCCAGGCGGTGCTCTGGGACCTGGCCGAGAGCAAGTTCCACATTTTTGGCGCGACCTTCTGGCCCCAGGACTTCATTCTGCTCTCGGCGCTGCTGATCATCTGCGCCTTCGGCCTGTTCGCCATCACGGTGTTCGCCGGCCGGGTCTGGTGCGGCTACACCTGCCCGCAAAGCTCGTGGACCTGGCTGTTCATGTGGTGCGAGAAGGTCACCGAGGGCGAGCGCAACCAGCGCATCAAGCTGCAAGCCGCGCCCTGGGGCCTGAACAAGCTGGCGCGCCGGGCCATGAAGCACACCCTGTGGCTGGGCATCAGCCTGCTCACCGGCCTGACCTTCGTCGGCTACTTCACCCCGATCCGCCCCCTGGCCCACGAACTGCTGACCCTGCAGATCGGCGGCCTGAGCCTGTTCTGGGTGCTGTTCTTCGCCGCGGCCACCTATATCAACGCCGGCTGGCTGCGCGAAGCGGTGTGCATGCACATGTGCCCCTATGCCCGCTTCCAGAGCGTGATGTTCGACAAGGACACCCTGACCATCTCCTACAACCCGGTGCGCGGCGAAAGCCGTGGCCCGCGCAAGCGTGATGTGAAGCCCGCCGATGTCGGCCTGGGCGATTGCATCGACTGCCAGCTGTGCGTGCAGGTCTGCCCCACCGGCATCGACATCCGCGACGGCCTGCAGATGGAGTGCATCGGCTGCGCGGCGTGCATCGACGCCTGCGACTCGATCATGGACAAGATGGGCTATGCCCGGGGGCTGATCGCCTACACCTCCGAACACGAGCTGCAAGGGGGCAAGACCCACCTGCTGCGGCCGCGCCTGGTGGGCTACAGCGCGGTGCTGCTGGTGATGATCGGCGCCCTGGTGCTGGCCCTGGTGCAACGGCCTATGGTGTCCCTGGACGTGAGCAAGGACCGTGGCCTGTTCCGCGAGAACGCCATGGGCCAGATCGAGAACATCTACAGCCTGAAGATCATCAACAAGACCCAGGAACGGCAGAACTACCGCCTGGCCCTGGTGGACGGCGATGGCTTCGAACTGCAGGGCAAGACCGAACTGAGCCTGGCCCCCGGGGAAATCACCGACCTGCCGGTCTCGGTGGCCATGACCCAGGACCGTGCGCAAAGCAGCTCCCAGGCCATCAGCTTCAAGGTCGCCGACAGCGATGACCCAAGCGTCTACGCCGTGGCCAAGAGTCGTTTTGTCGCGCCGATCAACCGCTGA
- a CDS encoding alpha-1,4-glucan--maltose-1-phosphate maltosyltransferase, whose product MTAEKPTEQHDQPSPLPLSQALLLPRIAIENTRPVLDGGQFAVKAVAGQEVEVTCKVFTDGHDQLAVRLRWRNECQDRWYSQALEDQGNDAWLGRFPVPAVGRYRFCIEAWIDQFASFCHELQKKHQAGVPVSLELQEGRNQVQQAAERSEGALREQLLALRQQLAGLLEAEQVALFLAEHSARLMAEADHRPYLSLSLEYPVDVERERAQFASWYELFPRSITDDPQRHGTFDDVHGRLSMIHDMGFDVLYFPPIHPIGRRHRKGRNNSLTAAPDDPGSPYAIGSEEGGHEAIHPQLGSLEDFRRLVAAAADHGLEIALDFAIQCSQDHPWLTQHPGWFNWRPDGTIKYAENPPKKYQDIVNVDFYAAEAIPSLWLELRDIVLGWVEEGVKLFRVDNPHTKPLPFWQWLIAEVRGRHPEVIFLAEAFTTPAMMARLGKIGYSQSYTYFTWRNTKSELASYFSELNQSPWRECFRPNFFVNTPDINPAFLHDSGRPGFLIRAVLASMGSGLWGLYSGFELCESAPLPGKEEYLDSEKYQIRPRDFSAPGNIIAEIAQLNRIRRQNPALHSHLGLKLYNAWNDQILYFGKRSSDGGNFVLVAVSLDPFNPQEAHFELPLWEMSLPDDAPTQGEDLMNGHRWTWYGKTQFMRLEPAQPFGIWRISPL is encoded by the coding sequence ATGACTGCAGAGAAACCGACAGAACAGCACGACCAGCCGTCGCCGCTGCCCTTGTCCCAGGCCTTGCTGCTGCCGCGGATCGCCATCGAGAACACCCGTCCGGTGCTCGATGGCGGGCAGTTCGCGGTCAAGGCCGTGGCGGGGCAGGAGGTCGAGGTGACGTGCAAGGTCTTCACCGACGGCCACGATCAACTGGCGGTGCGCCTGCGCTGGCGCAACGAGTGCCAGGACCGTTGGTACAGCCAGGCTCTGGAGGATCAGGGCAACGACGCCTGGCTGGGGCGTTTCCCGGTGCCGGCCGTGGGCCGCTACCGCTTCTGCATCGAAGCCTGGATCGATCAGTTCGCCAGCTTCTGTCACGAACTGCAGAAAAAGCACCAGGCCGGGGTGCCGGTGAGCCTGGAACTGCAGGAGGGGCGCAATCAGGTGCAACAGGCCGCCGAACGCAGCGAGGGGGCGTTGCGCGAGCAATTGCTGGCGTTGCGGCAGCAACTGGCCGGCTTGCTGGAGGCCGAGCAGGTGGCGTTGTTTCTCGCTGAGCACAGCGCCCGGCTGATGGCCGAGGCCGATCACCGTCCCTACCTGAGCCTGAGCCTCGAGTACCCGGTGGATGTGGAGCGCGAGCGCGCGCAATTTGCCAGCTGGTACGAGCTGTTTCCCCGCTCGATCACCGATGATCCCCAGCGCCACGGCACCTTCGACGATGTCCATGGGCGGCTGTCGATGATCCATGACATGGGCTTCGACGTGCTGTACTTCCCGCCGATCCATCCCATCGGCCGCCGCCACCGCAAGGGCCGCAACAACTCGTTGACGGCGGCCCCGGACGACCCCGGCAGCCCATACGCGATTGGCAGCGAGGAGGGTGGCCACGAGGCCATCCATCCGCAACTGGGCAGCCTGGAGGACTTTCGCCGGCTGGTGGCCGCCGCCGCCGACCACGGTCTGGAAATCGCCCTGGACTTCGCCATCCAGTGTTCCCAGGACCACCCCTGGCTGACCCAGCATCCGGGCTGGTTCAACTGGCGCCCGGACGGCACCATCAAATACGCCGAGAACCCGCCGAAGAAGTACCAGGACATCGTCAATGTCGACTTCTATGCCGCCGAAGCCATCCCCAGCCTGTGGCTGGAATTGCGCGACATCGTCCTCGGCTGGGTCGAGGAGGGGGTCAAGCTGTTTCGCGTGGACAACCCCCACACCAAGCCGCTGCCGTTCTGGCAGTGGCTGATCGCCGAGGTGCGCGGCCGGCACCCGGAGGTGATCTTCCTCGCCGAAGCCTTCACCACCCCGGCGATGATGGCGCGCCTGGGCAAGATCGGTTACTCCCAGAGCTACACCTACTTCACCTGGCGCAACACCAAGAGCGAACTGGCCAGCTACTTCAGCGAGCTCAACCAGTCGCCGTGGCGCGAGTGTTTCCGGCCGAACTTCTTCGTCAACACCCCGGACATCAACCCGGCGTTTCTGCATGACTCGGGGCGCCCGGGGTTTCTGATCCGCGCGGTGCTGGCCAGCATGGGCTCGGGGCTGTGGGGCCTGTACTCCGGGTTTGAACTGTGTGAATCGGCACCGTTGCCGGGCAAGGAGGAATACCTGGATTCGGAGAAATACCAGATCCGCCCCCGGGACTTCAGCGCCCCGGGCAACATCATTGCCGAGATCGCCCAGCTCAACCGCATCCGCCGGCAGAACCCGGCGCTGCACAGTCACCTGGGGCTCAAGCTGTACAACGCCTGGAACGACCAGATCCTGTATTTCGGCAAGCGCAGCAGCGACGGCGGCAACTTCGTGCTGGTGGCGGTCAGCCTCGATCCGTTCAACCCGCAGGAGGCCCATTTCGAGCTGCCGCTGTGGGAAATGAGCCTGCCCGACGACGCCCCGACCCAGGGTGAAGACCTGATGAACGGCCACCGCTGGACCTGGTACGGCAAGACCCAGTTCATGCGCCTGGAACCGGCGCAACCCTTCGGCATCTGGCGCATCAGCCCCCTGTAG